One Candidatus Paceibacterota bacterium DNA segment encodes these proteins:
- a CDS encoding reverse transcriptase/maturase family protein, whose amino-acid sequence MKVYKNLFQQIVSLENLFTAWEEFRADKRHKEDVQELEFNVEQNLFALYRELVSKKYTHKPYFGFYIRDPKVRHIHKATARDRVLHHAVFRILNPLFDRTFIPTSFSCRVGKGSHKGVMALEQMIRAESRNFTRPCFVLKCDVQKFFDSIDHQTLLAILRKKIADMDTMWLMERIIESFSTGRTTLFDRQGVPIGNLTSQLFANVYMNEFDQFVKQQLRIKHYARYTDDFVIVSTDKKELTNLLDPIQQFLGGCLKLKLHPKKISIRPCHQGIDFLGYVALPYHRLMRPKTRRRVFRKLRIRISQYRAGAISEDALSQSLQSYLGVLSHANTHQLSENLKNQFWFWLHM is encoded by the coding sequence ATGAAGGTTTATAAGAATCTATTTCAACAAATCGTCTCGCTAGAAAACCTATTCACGGCATGGGAAGAATTTCGAGCTGATAAGCGGCACAAAGAAGATGTCCAGGAGCTTGAATTTAATGTGGAGCAAAATCTTTTTGCGCTTTATCGAGAGCTGGTCTCGAAAAAGTACACTCACAAGCCGTATTTTGGCTTCTATATTCGTGACCCTAAGGTGCGACATATCCATAAGGCCACGGCCCGGGATCGGGTTTTGCATCATGCGGTGTTCCGCATTTTGAACCCGCTTTTCGACAGGACTTTTATCCCCACTTCCTTTTCTTGTCGGGTTGGTAAGGGATCGCATAAAGGAGTTATGGCATTGGAACAAATGATTAGGGCTGAGAGCAGGAATTTCACTCGGCCGTGTTTTGTCCTGAAGTGCGACGTGCAAAAGTTTTTTGATTCGATTGATCACCAAACCCTTCTGGCCATTCTTCGTAAAAAAATAGCCGACATGGACACCATGTGGCTGATGGAAAGAATTATTGAAAGCTTTTCGACCGGACGGACTACCTTGTTCGACCGCCAAGGTGTGCCGATTGGCAATCTCACCTCCCAGCTCTTCGCCAACGTGTACATGAATGAGTTTGATCAGTTCGTCAAACAACAATTGCGAATCAAACACTATGCCCGCTACACGGATGATTTCGTGATCGTCTCCACCGATAAAAAAGAGCTGACGAATTTGCTTGATCCTATACAGCAATTTCTCGGTGGCTGTCTGAAGCTGAAACTCCACCCCAAGAAAATATCTATTCGCCCCTGTCATCAAGGCATCGATTTTCTTGGTTATGTGGCCTTGCCTTACCATCGGCTGATGCGCCCCAAAACAAGGCGTCGAGTATTCCGCAAATTGAGAATACGGATTTCCCAATACCGGGCCGGAGCGATCAGCGAGGACGCTCTTTCCCAGTCTCTGCAATCTTATTTGGGTGTGCTCTCTCATGCGAATACTCATCAACTGAGCGAGAACCTAAAGAACCAGTTTTGGTTTTGGCTGCATATGTAA
- the ftsA gene encoding cell division protein FtsA: MTKQPIITGIDVGNANIKVVVATIDAETFRPVVIGAGLAPSHGMRKGMVTDMEEIIQSVRAAVQQAHATAQTSIRRAFLSVSGMHMRTQISRGVIAVSRADNEISQHDIDRVIQAASVISLPPNREIVHVIPRTFIVDGTEHVKNPLGMKGVRLEAEVLIVEGMAPHIRNVVKCINEAGIEVAGLVYAPLAASLGALDKNQKEYGVVHLDIGGGTSSLAVFEESDLIHTALFPVGSRHITNDVAIALRTSMDVAERIKLEHGSTSDAIDLRKKDEIDLSVLMPDEPRTLPRKQLARVIDARAHEVLDMTIAELKKISREGNLPAGVVLTGGGVHLPGFAALAKEKLRLPVRIAHSPHVDGMPEVIADPTFTVALGLVMWGLDMEYGSGKTRISSVHGEGDGLLGRAVRWIKNFLP; encoded by the coding sequence ATGACCAAGCAACCTATTATCACGGGCATTGATGTCGGAAACGCCAATATTAAGGTGGTGGTTGCGACAATTGACGCTGAAACATTTCGTCCCGTGGTAATTGGCGCAGGGCTTGCTCCGTCGCATGGTATGCGTAAGGGTATGGTGACGGACATGGAGGAGATTATTCAAAGTGTTCGTGCTGCTGTGCAGCAAGCTCATGCAACGGCGCAGACCTCTATACGTCGAGCCTTTCTCTCGGTGAGTGGTATGCATATGCGCACGCAGATTTCCCGTGGCGTTATTGCCGTTTCGCGTGCCGATAATGAGATCTCTCAACACGATATTGATCGTGTCATTCAGGCTGCCTCGGTTATCAGTCTCCCGCCAAATCGAGAAATTGTGCATGTCATCCCTCGTACCTTTATCGTTGACGGCACTGAACATGTGAAGAATCCACTTGGTATGAAGGGCGTGCGCCTTGAGGCTGAGGTGTTGATTGTTGAGGGTATGGCGCCGCACATTCGTAACGTCGTGAAATGCATCAATGAGGCAGGTATTGAAGTTGCCGGTCTCGTGTATGCGCCTCTTGCCGCTTCTCTTGGCGCCCTTGATAAGAATCAAAAAGAATACGGTGTGGTGCACCTTGATATTGGAGGCGGGACATCGAGTCTTGCCGTGTTTGAGGAGTCTGATCTTATCCATACAGCGCTTTTTCCTGTTGGTTCCCGACACATCACCAACGATGTTGCCATCGCGCTCCGCACTTCTATGGACGTCGCTGAGCGTATAAAGCTGGAGCATGGCTCAACATCTGATGCGATTGATCTGCGTAAGAAAGACGAAATTGACCTCTCGGTACTCATGCCGGACGAGCCTCGCACATTACCGCGTAAGCAGTTGGCGCGCGTCATTGACGCTCGAGCTCACGAGGTGCTCGATATGACCATTGCTGAGTTAAAAAAGATTTCTCGCGAAGGCAATCTCCCGGCCGGCGTTGTACTTACTGGGGGAGGCGTGCATCTTCCGGGATTCGCGGCGCTTGCGAAAGAGAAGCTGCGTCTCCCCGTGCGCATTGCCCACTCTCCTCACGTTGATGGAATGCCCGAAGTTATCGCCGACCCAACGTTTACGGTTGCTCTTGGTTTAGTTATGTGGGGTCTCGATATGGAATATGGTTCGGGTAAGACGCGTATAAGCTCGGTGCACGGCGAAGGAGATGGGCTTTTAGGCCGTGCCGTTCGATGGATTAAAAACTTCCTGCCGTAA
- the ftsZ gene encoding cell division protein FtsZ, giving the protein MPQVKPQFETFARIKVCGVGGSGGNALARMIEARIHGVEFIAINTDAQALHNSNAPVKIHIGKSLTKGLGAGMNPNVGREAAEQTREDILTALKGADMVFIACGLGGGTGSGASPVIADMAREVGALTVAVVTKPFSFEGAQRMRIAEEALQTLRERVDAIIVIPNDRLLSIIDRKTPLLESFAIVDDVLRQGVQGISDLITIPGLINVDFADVKAVMSSSGSALMGIGRASGEERALEAARQAINSPLLELSIDGARGVLFNVTGGDDMTMAEISEAARVITEHIDTDAKVIFGAVVSDNLKKGEMKITVVATGFVNGGIGPMPQRQMTGDGLFDILKKPEPISSPSSQATLNGSAQQPQKDPVKEFIDSSVEDDSQFDIPAFIRRKMQK; this is encoded by the coding sequence ATGCCACAAGTGAAACCCCAATTTGAAACATTTGCCCGCATTAAAGTATGTGGTGTCGGGGGCTCGGGCGGTAATGCGCTTGCACGAATGATTGAAGCGCGTATTCATGGCGTTGAGTTTATCGCAATTAATACGGACGCACAGGCGCTCCACAACTCGAACGCTCCGGTGAAAATTCACATCGGGAAGAGCCTCACTAAGGGTCTTGGGGCTGGGATGAATCCAAACGTGGGCCGAGAAGCTGCAGAGCAAACTCGTGAGGATATTCTCACCGCATTAAAGGGGGCGGATATGGTATTTATCGCATGCGGCCTTGGGGGTGGTACAGGTTCCGGCGCATCACCCGTGATCGCTGACATGGCCCGTGAAGTTGGGGCACTTACGGTTGCCGTAGTGACAAAGCCTTTTAGCTTTGAGGGCGCTCAGCGCATGCGCATCGCCGAAGAGGCGCTACAAACGCTTCGCGAACGTGTTGATGCGATCATTGTCATCCCGAATGATCGACTCCTTTCTATTATCGATCGCAAAACTCCTCTTCTTGAATCTTTTGCCATTGTCGACGATGTGCTGCGACAGGGCGTGCAAGGTATTTCCGACCTCATCACTATTCCGGGTCTTATCAATGTAGACTTTGCTGACGTGAAGGCGGTAATGTCAAGTTCTGGTTCCGCGCTCATGGGCATCGGTCGCGCGAGTGGAGAGGAACGTGCTCTTGAGGCGGCGCGGCAGGCGATTAATTCACCGCTGCTTGAGCTTTCTATTGATGGTGCGCGCGGCGTCCTCTTTAATGTGACGGGTGGGGATGATATGACGATGGCAGAAATTTCTGAGGCTGCACGCGTTATTACCGAGCACATTGATACCGATGCGAAAGTTATTTTTGGTGCCGTAGTAAGCGATAACCTCAAGAAGGGCGAGATGAAGATCACGGTTGTTGCAACTGGCTTCGTGAACGGCGGGATTGGCCCCATGCCACAACGTCAGATGACCGGAGATGGACTCTTTGACATTCTCAAGAAGCCTGAACCTATTTCATCTCCATCCTCACAGGCGACGCTGAACGGCTCGGCACAGCAACCACAAAAGGATCCAGTCAAAGAATTTATTGATTCTTCAGTTGAGGATGATAGTCAATTCGACATTCCTGCTTTTATTCGACGTAAAATGCAAAAATAG
- a CDS encoding GatB/YqeY domain-containing protein has protein sequence MSARRAIWRAARFFEDMSITEQVLKDELKAAMKAGDTLRRSVIGLILSVAKNRSLEKRMKMVRGGATTEAADAESVLSSDELMDVVASEAKKRRESIATYEQANRPELAQAEKDELGVLLSFLPEQMSDEELRSVVAEVVAAAGAVSASDQGKIIGQVVARTKGRADGSRVSAFVREALSS, from the coding sequence ATGAGTGCCAGGCGCGCCATCTGGCGCGCCGCGCGCTTTTTTGAAGATATGAGCATCACCGAACAGGTGTTAAAAGATGAGCTGAAAGCTGCGATGAAGGCGGGCGATACTTTGCGTCGATCTGTTATTGGTCTCATCCTTTCTGTTGCAAAGAACCGTTCTCTGGAAAAGCGCATGAAGATGGTAAGGGGTGGTGCAACTACCGAAGCTGCCGATGCGGAGAGTGTGCTTTCTAGCGATGAGCTTATGGATGTCGTCGCAAGCGAGGCAAAAAAGCGTCGCGAATCTATCGCAACATATGAGCAGGCGAATCGTCCCGAGCTCGCGCAAGCCGAAAAAGACGAGCTTGGTGTTCTCCTTTCATTCTTGCCGGAACAAATGAGCGATGAGGAGCTCCGTTCTGTCGTCGCTGAGGTAGTGGCCGCTGCTGGTGCGGTTTCCGCAAGTGACCAGGGTAAAATCATCGGCCAGGTGGTCGCGCGCACAAAAGGCCGCGCAGACGGATCGCGGGTGAGTGCGTTCGTTCGCGAGGCGCTTTCGTCATAG
- a CDS encoding CBS domain-containing protein has protein sequence MPDLAKVRDIMTTKVLTVGSDDTLEVATKLFEQYDYDGIPVIDNQRKLVGIITAYDMVVQSSGMHLPTLMEIMRQMSANKADKKDIDEHFTKLRQIKIKEVMNTQPLVVGPDLSIEELARVFAEHHRVNPIPVVDDQGILVGLLSRYDIIRFFNERYFQQVVGEVSTVRGGKGAPEAINATVQDISKEFLIVNRRRPRIWKYAAIGAFIAGLVVATAMIIRIVRDEETVFMPRTIAVVISTLR, from the coding sequence ATGCCTGACCTCGCGAAAGTGCGAGACATCATGACGACCAAAGTATTGACGGTCGGCTCTGATGACACGCTCGAAGTTGCTACAAAATTATTCGAACAGTATGACTATGACGGTATTCCTGTCATAGATAACCAACGCAAACTCGTTGGTATTATCACTGCATATGACATGGTCGTGCAGAGCTCAGGTATGCACTTGCCGACCCTTATGGAAATTATGCGCCAGATGTCAGCGAATAAGGCGGATAAAAAGGACATCGATGAACACTTTACTAAATTGCGGCAGATAAAAATAAAAGAGGTGATGAATACGCAGCCCTTAGTGGTGGGGCCTGACCTGAGTATCGAAGAGCTCGCTCGCGTGTTTGCAGAGCATCACCGAGTAAATCCTATTCCCGTCGTTGATGATCAAGGCATTCTCGTCGGTCTTTTAAGTCGCTACGATATCATTAGGTTTTTCAACGAACGTTATTTCCAACAAGTAGTGGGCGAGGTGAGCACGGTGCGTGGCGGAAAGGGAGCCCCGGAGGCTATCAACGCGACAGTTCAAGACATCTCGAAGGAGTTTCTCATTGTGAATCGTCGCCGGCCCCGTATTTGGAAATATGCGGCAATTGGAGCTTTTATTGCTGGACTTGTGGTGGCGACCGCTATGATTATTCGGATCGTGCGGGACGAAGAAACCGTATTCATGCCCCGTACCATTGCGGTTGTGATATCAACATTACGCTAA
- the lepB gene encoding signal peptidase I gives MNEQRPPLSGHGVTDGVGGEVLAFIWETAKIVLISLAIIVPIRYYLVQPFFVKGESMLPNFEDKDYIIVDKLSYRFSEPRRGDVVIFRYPRDPQEYFIKRIIALPGETILIHKGRIIIYNELFPNGGELDESLYLPKGVETQLCSIQMPYRLDQNEYFVIGDNRDHSSDSRCWGPVNESFVSGRAWLRLWPLDQTFFIERLNPFVERLTEPLR, from the coding sequence ATGAATGAACAACGTCCTCCTCTTTCTGGGCACGGCGTGACGGATGGCGTAGGCGGAGAGGTTCTCGCCTTTATTTGGGAGACTGCCAAGATCGTTTTGATCTCTCTTGCCATAATCGTCCCGATTCGGTATTATCTTGTCCAGCCGTTTTTTGTAAAAGGGGAGTCAATGCTCCCTAATTTCGAGGATAAAGACTACATTATCGTTGATAAACTCTCGTATCGGTTCAGCGAGCCGCGGCGGGGTGATGTGGTGATATTCCGTTATCCTCGTGACCCACAAGAGTACTTTATCAAGCGGATTATTGCCCTCCCAGGCGAAACCATCCTTATCCATAAGGGGCGCATCATTATCTACAATGAGCTTTTCCCTAATGGTGGTGAGCTGGACGAATCCTTGTATTTGCCGAAAGGCGTTGAGACGCAACTCTGTTCTATACAGATGCCATACCGCCTTGATCAAAACGAGTACTTCGTGATTGGCGATAATCGAGATCACAGCTCGGACTCACGGTGTTGGGGACCTGTAAATGAGTCATTTGTTTCCGGCCGCGCATGGCTGCGCCTCTGGCCCCTTGATCAGACATTCTTCATTGAAAGATTGAATCCGTTCGTAGAACGCTTAACCGAGCCACTCCGTTAG
- the pth gene encoding aminoacyl-tRNA hydrolase, with amino-acid sequence MIPTLLVIGLRNADEEYANTRHNAGELWTRWLARHEGASAWEEGPQGMEATGTLTIGSARYKAHFFLPTCFMNESGKPVKAIAERLRIKPEHILIAHDDLDIPFGGGKVSFDKNSGGHKGVESVMRALKTKKFWRVRVGTATRAVVKAHSQTARVKDEAIKTFVLKKFSPTERTKLTHVHASIWKKLASTPLAVR; translated from the coding sequence ATGATACCCACACTGCTTGTCATAGGACTCAGGAATGCTGACGAAGAATATGCCAACACGCGCCATAATGCAGGAGAGCTGTGGACGCGATGGCTTGCGCGCCACGAGGGCGCTTCGGCGTGGGAAGAGGGGCCTCAGGGCATGGAAGCAACAGGGACACTCACCATTGGATCTGCCCGCTACAAGGCACACTTTTTTCTCCCAACATGCTTTATGAATGAGAGCGGAAAACCTGTGAAGGCCATTGCCGAACGACTCCGCATCAAGCCAGAGCACATCCTTATCGCACACGATGACCTCGATATTCCCTTTGGTGGTGGCAAGGTCTCATTTGATAAGAACTCGGGAGGTCATAAAGGCGTAGAGAGTGTTATGCGCGCTCTGAAGACCAAGAAGTTTTGGAGAGTACGCGTTGGTACAGCCACGCGTGCCGTTGTAAAAGCCCACTCACAAACCGCTCGCGTAAAAGATGAGGCGATCAAAACATTTGTACTAAAAAAATTCTCACCCACAGAACGCACGAAGCTCACTCACGTACACGCAAGTATTTGGAAAAAATTAGCATCAACCCCACTTGCCGTCCGATAA
- the ybeY gene encoding rRNA maturation RNase YbeY has translation MQSRIDLVFRNEARVKGFPSSFFQSLIAQTLHTAGISGQRGISVSLVSARRMRTLNKEHRGVDTTTDVLSFPLGDGPENAYTTPVLGDLFICVSYIRIAAKARGVPAKRMLAWATIHGTLHLLGYDHERSRHEAEKMERLEEQILAAL, from the coding sequence ATGCAGTCACGCATTGATCTTGTGTTTCGCAATGAGGCGCGTGTGAAAGGATTTCCATCCTCATTCTTTCAATCTCTTATCGCGCAGACTCTACACACTGCTGGTATTTCTGGTCAGCGTGGCATAAGTGTGAGTTTGGTGTCCGCAAGGCGTATGCGCACTCTGAATAAGGAGCACCGGGGAGTTGACACAACAACAGATGTCCTCTCATTTCCTCTAGGCGATGGGCCAGAAAATGCGTATACTACACCTGTACTTGGAGACCTCTTTATTTGTGTCTCTTATATTCGCATTGCCGCAAAAGCAAGGGGCGTTCCAGCAAAACGCATGTTGGCATGGGCAACTATACATGGGACGTTACATTTGCTGGGGTATGACCATGAGCGTTCGCGGCATGAGGCAGAGAAAATGGAGAGACTTGAAGAGCAAATCCTTGCTGCACTGTAA
- the avd gene encoding diversity-generating retroelement protein Avd: MNEFDIPIFKKSYDLYKTFNQYRKLVPKQDRFTVFERCECAILDVLEAIMQASGEHREKKLPTLERASLKLNMLRMFIRLMKDVKTIDNKKYIALEAPIDEIGRMLGGWIRSIKAE, from the coding sequence ATGAACGAATTCGATATACCAATCTTCAAAAAGTCTTACGACTTGTACAAAACCTTCAATCAGTACCGGAAACTCGTACCCAAACAAGATCGCTTCACGGTCTTCGAACGATGCGAGTGCGCGATACTCGATGTGTTGGAAGCAATCATGCAGGCGAGCGGAGAGCACCGGGAGAAAAAACTCCCAACACTTGAACGTGCCAGCCTCAAACTCAATATGCTTCGCATGTTTATCCGACTCATGAAGGATGTGAAAACCATAGACAATAAGAAGTACATTGCGCTTGAAGCACCAATAGATGAGATAGGCCGAATGTTGGGCGGGTGGATACGCTCAATCAAAGCCGAATAA
- a CDS encoding HIT domain-containing protein has translation MQDIFCSIISGDVPGEFVFRDEKVVVFKDIHPQAPVHLLVVPVRHVEGIGDADQEMLGILMSTAHRVAQEQGLVDGYRLIVNDGEHGGKLVPHLHIHVLGGKHLGPKMVREGDAI, from the coding sequence ATGCAAGATATTTTTTGCTCCATTATCTCCGGAGACGTGCCAGGTGAATTCGTTTTTCGCGACGAAAAGGTTGTGGTATTTAAGGATATTCATCCACAAGCTCCTGTTCACTTGCTCGTAGTTCCCGTGCGCCACGTTGAGGGTATCGGAGATGCGGATCAAGAGATGCTTGGTATTCTTATGAGTACGGCACATCGCGTGGCGCAAGAACAAGGATTGGTCGACGGCTATCGTCTTATTGTGAACGATGGCGAGCACGGTGGAAAGCTTGTACCACACCTACACATTCACGTACTTGGGGGCAAGCACCTAGGGCCTAAGATGGTCCGAGAGGGCGACGCGATATGA
- the hisS gene encoding histidine--tRNA ligase, giving the protein MTKPKKAKSYQAPRGMHDILPEDQKYWRYLQKKAESLLEDYGFDRIDTPILEDVDVFLKGVGDATDIVSKELYTLSTKGGDRFALRPEGTASIARAYIEHGMHVRPHPLKLYYWGAMFRHDQPQRGRYRQFFQFGLETIGDASEAVDAELIFVGWRFLESIGLKGINVHINTIGDQNCRPAYIRALRDFYKARTKKICDSCKERVKENVLRVLDCKEQGCRAVMQEAPQIMDFLDAECKNHFRRVMEFLDAANVPYVLNPYLVRGLDYYTRTVFEFVPEDRADGAPALSVGGGGRYDRLMELLGGSKTPAAGLALGLDRIVAELKEREVSVPDAVPKPKVFLVQLGDAAKRKSLPLFEEIRRAGIRIKSSLGRDSVKAQLRIAHRLGVKYALIFGQKEALDGTVIVREMETGVQENIPLEKIVDELKKRLRE; this is encoded by the coding sequence ATGACCAAACCTAAAAAGGCGAAATCCTACCAAGCGCCGCGGGGAATGCACGACATTCTTCCAGAAGATCAAAAGTACTGGCGCTATCTTCAGAAGAAGGCCGAGTCGCTCCTTGAGGACTACGGCTTTGATCGCATTGATACTCCTATATTGGAAGACGTCGATGTCTTTTTAAAGGGCGTTGGTGATGCGACCGATATCGTTTCTAAAGAGCTCTATACGTTGAGTACAAAAGGTGGAGATCGTTTTGCTCTGCGCCCTGAGGGGACCGCATCTATTGCGCGCGCATACATTGAGCACGGTATGCACGTGCGTCCACATCCATTAAAGCTCTACTACTGGGGAGCTATGTTTCGCCACGATCAACCGCAGCGCGGTCGCTACCGTCAGTTCTTTCAGTTTGGCCTTGAAACCATTGGTGACGCGTCCGAAGCGGTCGACGCGGAGCTTATTTTTGTAGGATGGCGCTTTTTGGAGAGCATTGGCCTGAAGGGAATAAACGTACACATCAACACAATCGGAGACCAGAACTGCCGTCCCGCATATATTCGCGCCCTCCGCGATTTTTATAAGGCGCGCACGAAGAAAATTTGTGATTCATGCAAAGAGCGCGTGAAAGAAAACGTATTGCGCGTGCTCGATTGTAAGGAGCAGGGCTGTCGGGCGGTGATGCAGGAGGCTCCGCAGATCATGGATTTTCTTGATGCTGAGTGTAAGAACCACTTCCGTCGCGTGATGGAATTCTTGGATGCGGCTAATGTGCCCTACGTACTCAATCCGTATCTTGTACGCGGCTTAGACTACTATACGCGCACCGTGTTTGAGTTTGTCCCCGAGGATCGTGCTGATGGTGCGCCAGCACTGAGTGTCGGCGGTGGAGGGCGCTACGATCGTCTTATGGAACTTTTGGGCGGTTCAAAAACTCCCGCCGCTGGTCTCGCGCTTGGCCTCGATCGCATCGTCGCAGAATTAAAAGAGCGCGAAGTGAGCGTCCCTGACGCTGTGCCAAAGCCGAAAGTGTTTCTCGTACAGCTCGGCGATGCGGCAAAGCGAAAGAGCCTCCCTTTATTTGAAGAGATTCGTCGCGCGGGTATTCGCATCAAATCTTCGCTTGGACGTGATAGTGTTAAAGCGCAATTGCGCATCGCGCACCGTCTGGGAGTAAAGTACGCACTCATTTTCGGACAGAAAGAAGCGCTCGATGGCACTGTAATCGTGCGCGAGATGGAGACGGGCGTACAGGAGAATATCCCATTGGAAAAAATCGTCGACGAGCTTAAGAAGCGTTTGCGCGAATAA